One Salvia splendens isolate huo1 chromosome 12, SspV2, whole genome shotgun sequence genomic window carries:
- the LOC121757304 gene encoding (+)-cis,cis-nepetalactol synthase NEPS3-like, whose protein sequence is MANNSIKIKLQGKVVIVTGGASGIGETIARVLADHGARAVVIADIQPEKGRAVAESIGLQRCSYVQCDVADEEQVAAMVEWTATTYGGLDVMISNAGTVSSLPQTILDLDFLEYERVMHVNARGMAVCVKQAARKMVELGTRGSIVCTASATAEKATVNVTDYVMSKRAVLGLMRSASLQLGKHGIRVNSVSLGVVLTPLAAKQGIETPADVDKYISRYTSLKGATLTAENVADAVAFLASDEAAFVTGVDLAVDGGMIAMPFDLSN, encoded by the coding sequence ATGGCAAACAATTCGATAAAGATAAAGCTTCAAGGCAAAGTAGTCATCGTTACCGGCGGCGCCAGCGGCATCGGCGAGACCATCGCCCGAGTCCTGGCCGATCACGGGGCGCGGGCGGTGGTGATCGCCGATATCCAACCCGAAAAGGGCCGCGCTGTGGCCGAATCCATCGGCCTGCAGCGCTGCAGCTACGTCCAATGCGACGTGGCCGACGAGGAACAAGTTGCGGCCATGGTGGAATGGACGGCGACGACCTACGGCGGCCTCGACGTAATGATCAGCAACGCCGGTACTGTCAGCAGCCTCCCTCAGACCATCCTGGATTTGGATTTTTTGGAATACGAGCGCGTGATGCACGTGAACGCGCGTGGCATGGCGGTGTGCGTGAAGCAGGCGGCGCGTAAGATGGTGGAATTGGGGACGAGAGGGTCTATCGTCTGCACGGCGAGTGCGACGGCGGAGAAGGCGACGGTGAACGTGACGGACTATGTGATGTCGAAGAGGGCGGTGTTGGGGCTGATGCGGTCGGCTAGCTTGCAGCTCGGGAAGCACGGGATACGGGTGAACAGCGTGTCGTTGGGTGTGGTGCTCACGCCGCTTGCTGCAAAGCAGGGGATTGAGACGCCGGCGGATGTTGACAAGTATATCAGCCGCTACACGAGTTTGAAAGGGGCGACGCTCACGGCCGAGAATGTGGCGGATGCGGTGGCGTTTCTGGCTTCTGATGAGGCGGCGTTTGTCACCGGCGTTGATTTGGCTGTGGATGGTGGGATGATTGCCATGCCATTCGACCTTTCAAACTAA
- the LOC121757303 gene encoding bicyclogermacrene synthase-like, whose amino-acid sequence MEMCPPHVSAMKNGKSLDEIRKSATFHPSIWGDFFLKYDSDSVNTNITDAEQRELAKQKEMVRKMLSQTPDDSTRKLELIDEIQRLGVEYHFTTEIEESLKYIHDSYMQQNCKDNDDLRIVALRFRLLRQQGYSVPCDVFSKFTDGEGNYEASLQNDVEGLLNLYEAAHLLTHGEGILDNAIEFCSYNLQASLHKLADVSLSKRVNEALEMPNRWSLTRLGARKFISAYQKDESHNEILLNFAKLDFNLLQKLHQRELSDATRWWKKLDVVNKMPHARDRIAELYLWVLGVFFEPCYAKARRILLKCISMASIADDTYEYATLDELRILTEAIQRWDVNETLENSPPYIQMLYRSLIKTYTEIEDEMEKTGESYRVQYAKQEMKKLLQSYFDEVIWLYNDNYIPTLEEYLKVSVVSGGYMMLSTTSLVGMGDDQVTKKDFDWIVNEPLIDRASALLARLLDDLVGDEYEEKPSSIHCYMTQYGMSEDDARAQIKQQMKNAWKDMNQECLEPTPVSMPILMRVINLARAAQLIYSNGDCYTDPNKAKEWVKLLLIEAVPI is encoded by the exons ATGGAAATGTGTCCACCACATGTTTCTGCAATGAAGAATGGCAAAAGCTTAGATGAAATTCGTAAATCTGCCACATTTCATCCTTCCATTTGGGGAGACTTCTTTCTCAAATATGATTCTGATTCTGTTAACACG AACATCACTGATGCTGAGCAAAGAGAACTCGCAAAGCAAAAAGAAATGGTCAGGAAAATGCTCTCTCAAACTCCAGACGATTCAACGCGTAAACTGGAACTCATCGATGAGATCCAGCGCCTGGGAGTGGAATACCATTTCACTACAGAAATTGAGGAATCCTTGAAATATATTCATGACAGTTACATGCAGCAAAACTGCAAAGACAATGATGATCTACGCATCGTAGCTCTTCGCTTTCGTTTGCTTAGACAACAAGGCTACAGCGTTCCATGCG ATGTGTTTTCCAAATTCACTGACGGTGAAGGAAATTATGAGGCGTCGTTGCAAAACGACGTTGAAGGATTGCTGAACTTGTACGAGGCGGCCCATCTTTTGACACACGGCGAAGGGATTCTTGACAATGCAATAGAGTTCTGTTCGTATAATCTTCAAGCTTCACTCCACAAGTTGGCTgatgtttctctctctaaacgAGTCAACGAAGCTCTGGAGATGCCAAACCGTTGGAGTCTCACAAGATTGGGTGCCAGAAAGTTCATATCTGCATACCAAAAAGACGAGTCACATAATGAAATACTGCTGAATTTTGCAAAATTGGATTTCAACCTATTGCAGAAATTGCACCAGAGAGAGCTCAGTGATGCTACAAG gtgGTGGAAGAAATTGGACGTAGTGAATAAAATGCCGCATGCAAGAGATAGGATTGCTGAATTGTACTTGTGGGTGTTAGGAGTCTTCTTTGAGCCATGCTATGCTAAAGCAAGAAGAATATTATTGAAATGCATTTCGATGGCTTCCATCGCCGACGATACATATGAATATGCAACACTAGATGAACTACGGATTCTAACAGAAGCTATTCAACG TTGGGATGTTAATGAGACATTGGAGAATTCACCGCCATACATCCAAATGTTATACAGAAGCCTTATCAAAACATACACTGAAATAGAAGACGAAATGGAGAAAACGGGAGAATCATACCGCGTCcaatatgcaaagcaagaa ATGAAAAAGTTACTACAGTCATATTTTGACGAGGTGATATGGTTGTATAATGATAATTATATTCCAACTCTCGAAGAGTATTTGAAGGTCTCCGTAGTATCCGGTGGTTACATGATGTTGTCCACAACTTCTTTGGTTGGTATGGGAGATGACCAAGTTACCAAAAAAGATTTCGATTGGATTGTAAATGAACCTCTAATAGATCGAGCATCGGCATTATTAGCTCGATTGTTGGATGACTTAGTTGGAGATGAG TATGAGGAGAAGCCGTCGTCAATACACTGTTACATGACACAATATGGAATGTCAGAGGATGATGCTCGTGCTCAAATCAAACAACAAATGAAGAATGCATGGAAAGATATGAATCAAGAATGCCTTGAGCCGACACCGGTATCCATGCCAATCCTCATGCGCGTTATCAATCTGGCTCGAGCTGCCCAACTTATCTATTCCAATGGGGATTGCTATACCGATCCCAACAAAGCCAAAGAGTGGGTGAAGCTGTTACTTATCGAGGCCGTTCCAATTTGA
- the LOC121758417 gene encoding premnaspirodiene oxygenase-like, whose amino-acid sequence MVGLITTVATLILPLIFFFINRWKKSKNSKSTKQLPPGPRKLPIIGNLHQMRNPPFRCFRDLSNQHGPLMHLKLGECNAIVVSSPEMARKVLKDLDPSFAGRVQNVASRIMWYDGSDIAFSPYGDYWRQMRKLCINDLLSPKMVRLFQSIREDESARLVKSLRESSGSSVNFTEKLFSYSSSITCRAAFGGACKDSETLIKMMVDSMKMVGGFEMADLFPSSAIIGALSWRKTRLMKRMRSELDGILDDIIDQHRRKRAESGGRKLGNSEFGGEDLVDVFLRAMEEEELKFPIDNHNIKAVLFDVFTAGTDTSAAAIDWTMVELMRNPRVMAKVQAEVRQAMEENNEEINNLRYLKLVIKETLRLHPPAPMLPRACNEEHVINGYTIPAGSMVMVNIWAMQRDPEHWENAERFEPERFETEDLNFVGGDFKYLPFGFGRRMCPGLTFGLASAESALVQLLYNFDWKLPENVRAEDLDMAENVGITATRKQNLSVIVTPYK is encoded by the exons atGGTTGGCCTAATCACAACCGTTGCTACTCTCATTCTTCCTCTAATATTCTTCTTCATCAATAGATGGAAGAAATCCAAAAATAGCAAATCGACGAAACAACTGCCACCCGGCCCTCGAAAACTTCCTATAATTGGAAACCTTCACCAGATGAGAAACCCTCCCTTCCGCTGCTTCAGAGATTTATCGAACCAGCACGGCCCCTTGATGCACCTCAAGCTCGGTGAGTGCAACGCCATCGTCGTCTCGTCCCCAGAGATGGCGAGAAAAGTGCTTAAAGATCTGGACCCAAGCTTCGCCGGGCGGGTGCAGAACGTGGCCAGCAGGATCATGTGGTACGACGGCAGCGACATCGCCTTCAGCCCATACGGCGACTACTGGCGCCAGATGAGGAAGCTCTGCATCAACGACCTTCTCAGCCCGAAGATGGTGCGCTTGTTCCAATCGATTAGAGAAGACGAGTCCGCTCGATTAGTCAAATCCTTGCGCGAATCTTCTGGAAGCTCCGTCAATTTCACAGAGAAGCTATTCTCCTATTCGAGCTCCATCACTTGCCGAGCTGCATTCGGCGGCGCCTGCAAGGATAGTGAGACGCTGATTAAGATGATGGTGGACTCGATGAAGATGGTCGGAGGCTTTGAGATGGCGGATCTGTTCCCGTCGTCAGCAATCATCGGGGCGCTGAGCTGGAGGAAGACGCGCCTCATGAAGAGGATGCGGAGCGAGCTTGATGGGATTCTTGATGATATTATCGATCAGCATCGAAGGAAGCGGGCCGAATCTGGTGGGCGGAAACTAGGGAATTCGGAGTTTGGTGGTGAGGATTTGGTTGATGTGTTTCTCAGGGCTATGGAAGAAGAGGAGCTCAAGTTTCCTATTGATAACCACAACATCAAGGCTGTCTTATTT GATGTATTCACAGCTGGAACGGATACTTCAGCGGCAGCTATTGACTGGACCATGGTAGAACTGATGAGGAATCCTCGAGTGATGGCCAAGGTTCAAGCTGAAGTAAGACAAGCTATGGAAGAGAACAATGAAGAAATCAACAATCTCAGATATCTGAAACTGGTGATCAAAGAGACTCTGAGGCTGCACCCTCCGGCTCCCATGCTGCCTAGAGCTTGCAACGAGGAACACGTGATCAACGGATACACCATACCGGCTGGATCTATGGTGATGGTAAATATTTGGGCCATGCAGAGGGACCCGGAGCACTGGGAAAATGCGGAGAGGTTTGAGCCCGAGAGATTCGAAACTGAAGATCTGAATTTTGTAGGTGGAGATTTTAAATACTTGCCGTTTGGTTTTGGAAGAAGAATGTGCCCTGGGCTGACGTTCGGCTTGGCTTCTGCCGAGTCGGCTCTTGTCCAACTGCTCTACAACTTCGATTGGAAACTTCCAGAGAATGTCAGGGCGGAGGATTTGGACATGGCTGAAAATGTGGGCATAACAGCtacaagaaaacaaaatttgtCCGTCATCGTCACTCCGTACAAGTAG
- the LOC121759081 gene encoding premnaspirodiene oxygenase-like, which yields MVELITTLILAASFFVFLLNKWKTSKNNKSTKQLPPGPRKLPIIGNLHQMSNHPFRCLRDLSNQNGPLMHLKLGERSAIVVSSPELAKQMLKDLDPRFAQRPEYLASKILWYAGSDIGFSPYGEYWRQMRKFCVNELLSTKMVRLFQSIREDESARLVEYLRESSGSSVNFTEKLFSLSSSITFRAAFGAACKDNEALRKLIEHTMEMVGGFEMLDLFPSSRLVAALSWRRMRLLKTMRRELDVIMDDIIDRHRRNRGRNSEFGGEDLVDVILRAQEEELLQFPIDNNNIKAVLYDVFTAGTDTSAATIEWTMVELLRHPRIMEKVQAEVRRAFKENPSFQQDDVVYDLKYLKLVIKESLRLHPPGPILPRASIEEQVINGYTIPAGAMVMVNSWAMQRDPSYWKDPERFEPKRFETEDLNFVAGDCKYSPFGIGRRMCPGLTFGLAAVESALIQLLYNFDWKLPEGLRAEDLDMTENVGLTATRKQNLFVVVSPYN from the exons ATGGTTGAGCTAATTACAACTCTCATTCTTGCTGCATCCTTCTTCGTGTTCCTCCTAAACAAATGGAAGACTTCCAAAAATAACAAATCGACGAAACAGCTGCCACCGGGCCCCCGAAAACTTCCTATAATCGGAAACCTTCACCAAATGAGCAACCATCCCTTCCGCTGCTTGAGAGATCTCTCCAACCAGAACGGCCCCTTGATGCACCTCAAGCTCGGGGAGCGCAGCGCCATCGTCGTCTCGTCCCCAGAGCTCGCGAAACAAATGCTAAAAGATCTCGACCCGCGCTTCGCCCAGCGGCCCGAGTATTTAGCCAGCAAGATCCTGTGGTACGCGGGCAGCGACATCGGCTTCAGCCCCTACGGCGAGTACTGGCGCCAGATGAGGAAGTTCTGCGTCAACGAGCTTCTCAGCACTAAAATGGTGCGACTCTTCCAATCGATCCGGGAAGACGAGTCAGCTCGGCTGGTCGAATACTTGCGCGAATCTTCTGGAAGCTCCGTGAATTTCACGGAGAAGCTCTTCTCCTTGTCGAGCTCCATCACCTTCCGCGCTGCCTTTGGCGCGGCGTGCAAGGATAATGAGGCGTTGCGGAAGTTGATTGAGCACACGATGGAGATGGTCGGAGGGTTTGAGATGCTGGATCTGTTCCCCTCGTCGAGACTCGTCGCCGCGctgagctggaggaggatgcgCCTCCTCAAGACGATGCGGCGCGAGCTCGACGTGATCATGGATGATATTATCGACCGGCATCGGAGAAATCGCGGCCGGAATTCGGAGTTTGGGGGTGAGGATTTGGTTGATGTGATTCTTAGGGCTCAGGAGGAAGAGCTGCTCCAGTTTCCAATTGATAACAATAACATCAAGGCGGTCTTGTAT GATGTTTTCACAGCTGGAACTGATACTTCAGCAGCAACTATTGAGTGGACCATGGTAGAACTGTTGAGGCACCCTCGAATAATGGAAAAGGTACAAGCTGAAGTAAGACGAGCCTTTAAAGAAAACCCTAGTTTTCAACAAGATGATGTGGTTTATGATCTGAAATATCTAAAACTGGTGATAAAAGAGAGTTTGAGGCTACACCCACCGGGTCCAATACTGCCCAGAGCTAGCATCGAGGAGCAAGTGATTAATGGATACACCATACCTGCTGGAGCGATGGTGATGGTAAATAGTTGGGCGATGCAGAGGGACCCGAGCTACTGGAAAGATCCAGAGAGGTTTGAGCCCAAGAGATTCGAGACGGAAGATCTCAATTTTGTAGCTGGTGATTGTAAGTATTCGCCGTTTGGAATTGGAAGAAGAATGTGCCCTGGTTTGACGTTCGGTTTGGCTGCTGTGGAGTCGGCTCTAATCCAATTGCTCTACAACTTCGACTGGAAACTTCCGGAGGGTCTCAGGGCTGAAGATTTGGACATGACTGAAAATGTTGGACTCACGGCTACAAGAAAGCAAAATTTATTTGTGGTTGTCAGTCCATACAATTAG
- the LOC121757280 gene encoding (+)-cis,cis-nepetalactol synthase NEPS3-like, which yields MANNSIKIKLQGKVVIVTGGASGIGETIARVLADHGARAVVIADIQPEKGRAVAESIGLQRCSYVQCDVADEEQVAAMVEWTATTYGGLDVMISNAGTVSSLPQTILDLDFLEYERVMHVNARGMAVCVKQAARKMVELGTRGSIVCTASATAEKATVNVTDYVMSKRAVLGLMRSASWQLGKHGIRVNSVSLGVVLTPLAAKQGIETPADVDKYISRYTSLKGATLTAENVADAVAFLASDEAAFVTGVDLAVDGGMIAMPFDLSN from the coding sequence ATGGCAAACAATTCGATAAAGATAAAGCTTCAAGGCAAAGTAGTCATCGTTACCGGCGGCGCCAGCGGCATCGGCGAGACCATCGCCCGAGTCCTGGCCGATCACGGGGCGCGGGCGGTGGTGATCGCCGATATCCAACCCGAAAAGGGCCGCGCTGTGGCCGAATCCATCGGCCTGCAGCGCTGCAGCTACGTCCAATGCGACGTGGCCGACGAGGAACAAGTTGCGGCCATGGTGGAATGGACGGCGACGACCTACGGCGGCCTCGACGTAATGATCAGCAACGCCGGTACTGTCAGCAGCCTCCCTCAGACCATCCTGGATTTGGATTTTTTGGAATACGAGCGCGTGATGCACGTGAACGCGCGTGGCATGGCGGTGTGCGTGAAGCAGGCGGCGCGTAAGATGGTGGAATTGGGGACGAGAGGGTCTATCGTCTGCACGGCGAGTGCGACGGCGGAGAAGGCGACGGTGAACGTGACGGACTATGTGATGTCGAAGAGGGCGGTGTTGGGGCTGATGCGGTCGGCTAGCTGGCAGCTCGGGAAGCACGGGATACGGGTGAACAGCGTGTCGTTGGGTGTGGTGCTCACGCCGCTTGCTGCAAAGCAGGGGATTGAGACGCCGGCGGATGTTGACAAGTATATCAGCCGCTACACGAGTTTGAAAGGGGCGACGCTCACGGCCGAGAATGTGGCGGATGCGGTGGCGTTTCTGGCTTCTGATGAGGCGGCGTTTGTCACCGGCGTTGATTTGGCTGTGGATGGTGGGATGATTGCCATGCCATTCGACCTTTCAAACTAA
- the LOC121757275 gene encoding bicyclogermacrene synthase-like, with amino-acid sequence MEMCPPHVSAMKNGKSLDEIRKSATFHPSIWGDFFLKYDSDSVNTNITDAEQRELAKQKEMVRKMLSQTPDDSTRKLELIDEIQRLGVEYHFTTEIEESLKYIHDSYMQQNCKDNDDLRIVALRFRLLRQQGYSVPCDVFSKFTDGEGNYEASLQNDVEGLLNLYEAAHLLTHGEGILDNAIEFCSYNLQASLHKLADVSLSKRVNEALEMPNRWSLTRLGARKFISAYQKDESHNEILLNFAKLDFNLLQKLHQRELSDATRWWKKLDVVNKMPHARDRIAELYLWVLGVFFEPCYAKARRILLKCISMASIADDTYEYATLDELRILTEAIQRWDVNETLENSPPYIQMLYRSLIKTYTEIEDEMEKTGESYRVQYAKQEMKKLLQSYFDEVIWLYNDNYIPTLEEYLKVSVVSGGYMMLSTTSLVGMGDDQVTKKDFDWIVNEPLIDRASALLARLLDDLVGDEYEEKPSSIHCYMTQYGMSEDDARAQIKQQMKNAWKDMNQECLEPTPASMPILMRVINLARAAQLIYSNGDCYTDPNKAKEWVKLLLIEAVPI; translated from the exons ATGGAAATGTGTCCACCACATGTTTCTGCAATGAAGAATGGCAAAAGCTTAGATGAAATTCGTAAATCTGCCACATTTCATCCTTCCATTTGGGGAGACTTCTTTCTCAAATATGATTCTGATTCTGTTAACACG AACATCACTGATGCTGAGCAAAGAGAACTCGCAAAGCAAAAAGAAATGGTCAGGAAAATGCTCTCTCAAACTCCAGACGATTCAACGCGTAAACTGGAACTCATCGATGAGATCCAGCGCCTGGGAGTGGAATACCATTTCACTACAGAAATTGAGGAATCCTTGAAATATATTCATGACAGTTACATGCAGCAAAACTGCAAAGACAATGATGATCTACGCATCGTAGCTCTTCGCTTTCGTTTGCTTAGACAACAAGGCTACAGCGTTCCATGCG ATGTGTTTTCCAAATTCACTGACGGTGAAGGAAATTATGAGGCGTCGTTGCAAAACGACGTTGAAGGATTGCTGAACTTGTACGAGGCGGCCCATCTTTTGACACACGGCGAAGGGATTCTTGACAATGCAATAGAGTTCTGTTCGTATAATCTTCAAGCTTCACTCCACAAGTTGGCTgatgtttctctctctaaacgAGTCAACGAAGCTCTGGAGATGCCAAACCGTTGGAGTCTCACAAGATTGGGTGCCAGAAAGTTCATATCTGCATACCAAAAAGACGAGTCACATAATGAAATACTGCTGAATTTTGCAAAATTGGATTTCAACCTATTGCAGAAATTGCACCAGAGAGAGCTCAGTGATGCTACAAG gtgGTGGAAGAAATTGGACGTAGTGAATAAAATGCCGCATGCAAGAGATAGGATTGCTGAATTGTACTTGTGGGTGTTAGGAGTCTTCTTTGAGCCATGCTATGCTAAAGCAAGAAGAATATTATTGAAATGCATTTCGATGGCTTCCATCGCCGACGATACATATGAATATGCAACACTAGATGAACTACGGATTCTAACAGAAGCTATTCAACG TTGGGATGTTAATGAGACATTGGAGAATTCACCGCCATACATCCAAATGTTATACAGAAGCCTTATCAAAACATACACTGAAATAGAAGACGAAATGGAGAAAACGGGAGAATCATACCGCGTCcaatatgcaaagcaagaa ATGAAAAAGTTACTACAGTCATATTTTGACGAGGTGATATGGTTGTATAATGATAATTATATTCCAACTCTCGAAGAGTATTTGAAGGTCTCCGTAGTATCCGGTGGTTACATGATGTTGTCCACAACTTCTTTGGTTGGTATGGGAGATGACCAAGTTACCAAAAAAGATTTCGATTGGATTGTAAATGAACCTCTAATAGATCGAGCATCGGCATTATTAGCTCGATTGTTGGATGACTTAGTTGGAGATGAG TATGAGGAGAAGCCGTCGTCAATACACTGTTACATGACACAATATGGAATGTCAGAGGATGATGCTCGTGCTCAAATCAAACAACAAATGAAGAATGCATGGAAAGATATGAATCAAGAATGCCTTGAGCCGACACCGGCATCCATGCCAATCCTCATGCGCGTTATCAATCTGGCTCGAGCTGCCCAACTTATCTATTCCAATGGGGATTGCTATACCGATCCCAACAAAGCCAAAGAGTGGGTGAAGCTGTTACTTATCGAGGCCGTTCCAATTTGA
- the LOC121759082 gene encoding premnaspirodiene oxygenase-like, whose product MEENNEEINNLIYLKLVIKETLRLHPPAPMLPRACNEEHVINGYTIPAGSMVMVNIWAMQRDPEHWENAERFEPERFETEDLNFVGGDFKYLPFGFGRRMCPGLTFGLASAESALVQLLYNFDWKLPENVRAEDLDMAENVGITATRKQNLSVIVTPYK is encoded by the coding sequence ATGGAAGAGAACAATGAAGAAATCAACAATCTCATATATCTGAAACTGGTGATCAAAGAGACTCTGAGGCTGCACCCTCCGGCTCCCATGCTGCCTAGAGCTTGCAACGAGGAACACGTGATCAACGGATACACCATACCGGCTGGATCTATGGTGATGGTAAATATTTGGGCCATGCAGAGGGACCCGGAGCACTGGGAAAATGCGGAGAGGTTTGAGCCCGAGAGATTCGAAACTGAAGATCTGAATTTTGTAGGTGGAGATTTTAAATACTTGCCGTTTGGTTTTGGAAGAAGAATGTGCCCTGGGCTGACGTTCGGCTTGGCTTCTGCCGAGTCGGCTCTTGTCCAACTGCTCTACAACTTCGATTGGAAACTTCCAGAGAATGTCAGGGCGGAGGATTTGGACATGGCTGAAAATGTGGGCATAACAGCtacaagaaaacaaaatttgtCCGTCATCGTCACTCCGTACAAGTAG